One Pectobacterium cacticida genomic window, ACCCGGGCCACAGCGCCAGACACTGAAAACAACCAATCATAAACGCCTGACGATGCGTGATATCGTCCAGCCCCACTGCGCTCGGTTTTTTAGGTTTAAGCCATTCCGCCGCCAGCAGCAGAAACCCGCCAACAACCAGCGCATACATCACATTATTTGGGTAAAACAAAGACTTAATTACATCATGGAAAACCAGACCGAGTACGACAGCGGGGATCATGGCCAGCAAGATATGCGTCAGTTTCAGCCGTCCGGCCGTATGCCCCTCATGTGGCACTTCGCCGAAATGAATACCAATCAAGCCAAAGAGACGGCGCCAGAACATGACGACGACCGCCAGAATCGAGCCAAGCTGGATAATGACTTCGAATGTCTTGGCTTTCTCATCAACAAACCCCAACCAGTGACCCACAATAATCATGTGTCCCGTGGACGAGACGGGCAAAAATTCGGTCAGCCCCTCAACCACGCCAAGAATAAATGCGATTAGCAGCGAATGCAGGTCAGTCATCTAAAATCCTTGTCTCTAAAAAAATTAATGCCGCCCATAAAAAAGCGGCCACGTATTTCCGTGCGCCGCTATAACTGGCTTATAACCTGCTTAGATTACGATTTAGTGGCACATAAAACAGTATTTTTCTGTTAAATCAGATTTATCGTGCGCCACGCTCAATAATGACCCCAACCTGACGTGCCTGTGCCACCGCGCCCGGCTTGCTCAGTTTGATCCGCAACCAGGGAATGGGGAAGCGCAGCATCAACATCTGCGCTACTTCTTCTGCTACGCGCTCCACCAGCGCAAAGCGCTGGTTTGCCACATACGCGATAACGGCATCGCTGACATCAGCATAGCTTAGGCAGTCATTGACATCGTCACTGGCGGCTGCCTGACGGTTATCCCAGCCCATTTCAATATCGAACACCAGTTTCTGTTGAATAGTCTGTTCCCAGTCATAGACACCAATCGTGGTGATGACCGTCAATTCTTCGATAAATACGATATCCATCACGCCATTCTCTGTTTTTGCCGCTGTCGGATACCACTTCCGACGGAATATGCGTATTATCCATAGATGAGAAGAGTAATACGACCCTTATTAAACGGAATGGCGTTATGAGTGTTACCGCGCTCGGTATGATGTTAATCGCGTATCTGTGTGGCTCTGTATTCAGTGCGATTTTGTTTTGCAAAATGACTGGGCTACCCGACCCGCGTCAGCAGGGTTCGGGGAATCCGGGCGCCACTAACGTACTGCGTATTGGCGGTAAGGCGGCGGCTGCCGCCGTATTAGTTTTTGATATTCTTAAAGGCATGCTGCCGGTCTGGGCCGCCTACGCGTTAGGCGTGGCTCCTTTATATCTCGGGTTGACCGCCATCGCCGCCTGCCTCGGGCATATTTATCCGATCTTTTTCCATTTCCGCGGCGGGAAAGGGGTAGCGACGGCTTTTGGCGCTATTGCCCCCATTGGCTGGGATCTGACAGGGCTGATGACCGGCACCTGGCTGCTGACCGTACTGTTAAGCGGCTATTCCTCGCTTGGCGCGATCGTGAGCGCCCTCATTGCGCCATTTTACGTTTGGTGGTTCAAACCGCAGTTTACTTTCCCTGTCGCCATGCTCTCTTGTCTGATATTGATGCGCCATCACGATAATATTCAACGCCTATGGCGCGGGCAGGAAGGTAAGATCTGGCATAAGCTACGCAAGAAGCCCCCGAAAGCGTGAGGCAAGATAAGTCAGGCTGTTTTGATAACGCCGGATGCGCGTGGTGTATCTCAGAGAAGAAAATGATAAGCAAAATCGGGGACATTAAACGCTTTTTGGCTATAATGGCGACCACGCTATTTCAGGTTTAAAAGAAGGAAACCGACATGAGTCTGAACGATGTTCCGGCGGGTAAAGATCTGCCAGAAGATATCTATGTAGTGATTGAAATCCCCGCGAATGCCGATCCTATCAAATATGAAATTGATAAGGAGACCGGTGCGCTGTTTGTAGACCGTTTTATGTCTACTGCCATGTTCTACCCTTGCAACTACGGCTATATCAATCACACGCTGTCCCTGGATGGCGACCCGGTTGACGTGCTAGTTCCCACGCCGTATCCGTTGCAGCCTGGCTCTGTCATTCGCTGCCGTCCCGTTGGCGCACTGAAAATGACCGATGAAGCCGGTGAAGACGCCAAACTGGTTGCTGTGCCGCACAGCAAGCTTACGAAAGAGTACGATCATATTAAAGACGTTAACGACCTGCCTGAGCTGCTACGTGCGCAGATCGGCCACTTCTTCGAACATTATAAAGATCTGGAAAAAGGCAAGTGGGTGAAAGTTGAAGGTTGGGACGACGCGGCAGCGGCCAAAGCCGAGATCGTGGCCTCCTTTGAGCGCGCGAAAAAGCAGTAAGCCCGCATATTGCCCGCTTCAATACCGATCGATTAAAAACACCGCTTAACGCGGTGTTTTTATTTATGGCGTCCTGGCGTGATCTATAGCGTGTATCAAACCTCTCCTACATGTTCATCACGTTTTAGCCAATCGCCGCTGACAATACGCGGCAACCCTGTCACCGGGTGTTTGTACAGGTAGATCCAGGCATTGCCAAGGGGAGTGTCAATCAATTCACGTCGGTACTCGTGACCATCTCGTTTTAACGCATCCAACTCCGCCAAAATCGACGAGCTAATACGATAAACCTCACAATGGATTACCCCATTACCGGGTACTACTGCCGGATAATGGCCAAGGTTGTACAGCTCATACCCTTCAAGCAGACAATCCCCCAGCCATTGCGCATTTGTCATCCAATGACTGTTTCCCTGTTTGCGTCGTAAACTGCCGTAAACAATAATTCGCATCACTAAAACTCAAACTGATAGAGCAGATCTAATGCCTGACTCATGCCAGACACCGCTTCCAAGTATAGCCTTGGCATCAGTCGATAGCGCAGCGTTAACGTTGCCAAAGAATCGAATATGCCAACACCGTATTTCACTTGCAGGCCCGGGAGGACGTAACCGCTGACGACGACCTGGGAATTATCGCCAACACCCTGTGTATCCAGAGCTAAATTACTTACGCCAAAGGCCTCGCCGATTTTACCCACAACTTGCCCACTTTGTGCAACCCCTAAACCCACTAACATTGAGGTCATCGCTGCGCCATCCGTACCGCTGCTGTCCAAACCCTGACCACGCAACAAATAAGAGAGCGCTTCCTGCTGGGACAGCGCCGGATCGGAAAATACTTCCAGCTTCGGTGCATCAGCCATTCCGATAACTCGCACGCCGGCAATCACGTCATCTTCCGTATTGTCCGGGTTACGAATCGCCTCGATATTCAGCATTGGCTGATCCGGCGGGCCGGAGAATAGAATAATCCCTTTACGGACAAATAGATCCTGTCCATACGCCTTGAATCGGCCGACAGGAATATTAATCTGCCCATTCAGTCCCAATCCGCGCTCATCCTGTACCATTTTCAGATCGCCCTGTAGGCGGGCAGCCAGACCAAATGCATCCAACCGGACATCATTCCCAACGCGGATCGTCAGATTGCTGTTAATCGGGATCGCCGCATCGGTTTTTTTCAGCGGTCGGTGCTGTGCGTCTAGCATGACCTCATCCGAAGACACCGACACCGCGCTTTCTGGCATCTCCTTAACCACAATACGTGCCCACGGAATACTGACCGACCCATTGAGCGCAAATAGCTGAGGCGTGGCCTCGAAAACAATATCCGGAGAGACATCCAGACGCGCCATGGGAGGGATAGTCAACCGTAATCTCTGGCCTTTCACCGCGATCCGCGCACGCCAGGCGTCTGTCTGCGACCAGTCGGCGGTCCCGCCCAGGTTCAACTGCCCATTATCCGTTTTTAAGAAACCTTGTAAGGTTGATGACATCCCGCTGAAGTACAGCGCCAACCGCCCATAGGTGAGATCGACGGGCATCCAGTTACCATCAATGTCCAATCGATCCAACACCATCTGCCCGAAAAGTTGAGGACGCGCGGCATCGCCTGCCAAACGCAGATTCGCGTTCAGTATCCCCGCCGCTTTTTCGCCTTTACTTAATGCCGGGTTGAGTAGCGCCAGCGAAATCGTGTCGATAGTAACGTTACCGCCAAGATTACGGCGCCCCTGCGGATCGGTGACCTGAACATTTCCGCTGAAGCGTCCGTTTTCACGAATAGCCATCAGCCAGCCAAGCTGCGCCCGCCCGCGATCGAGCGCGGCATTAAGCGTAAATGCCGTGAAATCAATCGGTAACATGTTGCCCTGCATTCGCTGACGAACGCTGACGCCGTTACCCACTAACGACACTTTCGCCTGTGGTAAGCCCTGGCCTGCCTGCCAACTGACATCGGCCTCACCGGTAAATGTTCCGGCGAGCACCGTATCCTCCGTCAAAAATGGCGTTAACATCGCGAGATCGAAACGGTTGAGGCGAAGGCTCGCCTGCCCGCTCGGCCCGACTTCGATCGCTTGCGGTACACAAAGTTCCGCGTTCGGGTTACGCCAACAGTGCGTGCCAATGGTCATCTTCTGCTGGGTATTCGCGTAATCCAGGGCCACGTTTTGTGACAGACGCCATTCGCCGACAGGCGTATTAAAGCGGGTGTCGCTCAACGTACCGCGCCAACGCTGTTCTTGACGCGCGAAGCTGCCGGAAAGCATAAGTTGCCCCGAAACTGGCTCCCCTTGCATCGCCAGCCGCAAGTGGTGCTGCTGCTCATCGCCGCTAGCATCCAACGTCAACAGACGGATACTCAGATCATCTTGCTTTAAACCTTCAAGACGCACCCCAAGCTTGCCCTGGATCTGCTGTTCGGATCGTACATCGGCTTCTACATTCACCTGACCAATCGTCATCGCCTGCCAACGCAACCTGGACGCCGTGATATTCGCCAGCACCTGTGGTTCGCGCAGATGGCCTCGGAGTTTAAGTTCGCCGATGACGCGCCCCGCCAACCCTGGCAACACGCCATCCAGCGATGGGGCATTAATGGTCGCATCTAACTGCCATTTATCATTCAGCTCGCCGTTGACGTTGATCTGATTACGACCTAACGCCACGTTGAGCGCGGGTATTGTCCACTGCCCGGCAGCATTTCCGCGTAGTTCCCCCCTGACCCTGAGTCTGTTGGCTTTCACGTTGCCGTCCAGACGCAGCTCCGGTACCTGCAATTGCCAACTGCCACCATAAACACTACCGCGCGTCGTCAGCTTGCCGTCGATTTTCGCTGGCCATTCAGGCCACTGTTTTGCCGTGTTAATACCATTCAGCATAAGCTCGCCGCGCCAGCTTATCGCTTTACTCCAGTCGATAAGCCCGCTCAGATCGGCGTTGCCCTGTAACGCCGCCAACCGCAGTCGGCTTAATGTAAACTGTTGTTCATTGCCGTTACCGTCCAGCAACAGCGTCGCCGGGGGGATCTCAGCGCCGCTGACATCGCCGCGCAACGACAAGGCGTAGCCGGTGGCTTTGCCGTTAAGACGCAACCTCACATTACTAGCCTGATACTGCGTAGTTCCCGTCAATGGCCAGCGTACACGCTCGGTTTGCAACGTTAGAGCCAGAGGAAGTCCAGCTTCCGCCAGTCGGGTTTGCAGATCCAATTGCGCACGCTGCGGCCCCGAAAGATTCAGCGCGACATTCAGTTGTTCACGCAGGCCGCCATTGACCGTTAGTTTTAGCGTTTCACCTTTGAGCGGATCGCTATTCAGAACGCCATTCGCCGTCAGAGCGACGGGCCAATTATCACTGAGCGTCGCCTCGCCGCGCACATTCAGGCCGCCTTGCGGCGACCGCACGATCAACTTATCCAAGCGTACATGCTGTTGTTGCGTCGACGCCTGCACGATCAGATCGTTAATGAGGATGTCGTTGTCGCCCGTCAGACGCCATTGCTCACCGTGGATTTCGGTAATATGCAAGTCCAGCGGCAGCGTGAACTGAGATAAATCAGGTAATAATGGTTTGGCGAACAGTGCGTTAAGACGCTCGCCCAGGGGTTGCTCTGAAACCTCAGGCTTGTCTGCGACGCGGTCGGTTTTGGTCGTTGCCACTATCGGCACACCTGTCGTCGTGGCCGGCCCGGCGCTATCCCCCCTCTCTGACGCATTATCGGTTTTCGGGTGCCAATCGATATGGCGTGTTTGCGAGGTGCCTTGTTCCACCGCATCGCGCACGTTTTCCGCCGTTTCTCTGATGGCCGACGCCATCGTTTCCGCCGCCGCATTGCTGGCCTCCAGCATGCCAACCGGTGTTTTCGGCAACGCCACCAGCAACGCGCTGATTTTGGTCGGCAACAGCGTTAACGCACGCCCTTCCCACTGCATTCCCGTGCGGAATTCACCCAACGAGATTGCCGTATCATCCACGGTTACCTGAACATGGCTTAGCGTTAGCTGACGCAGCGAAATGGGGAATGGCGCCGTCATTTCCGTAAGCGGCGTCGAAGGCGGCGGCTCTTCCGCCGCGGGCAAGGCAGCGGTATCGATAGCCACATTAACGCGGCTCGCCGAAAGATCGTTGATACATAATTGACTTTTACCCAGACAACCCAGCGCAAGCGACAGATGAAGTTCATCGCTCTTTACCGTCACGCCCGGCATATGGTAGCTGACCTGGTTTAGCGTCAGGTCGCGCCATCCGCCTTTCACACTGGCAATATCTAACCCCGGCACCACACGGGCGGCGGTATTGAGTAATAAATGCAGACCCGGCGTAGTGCCTACCAGCAGCCCGACGCCAACGATAAGTAACAATAAGAAAACACCAATCCCAACGCCTACCTTTTTCCACCAGCGCCCTTTCCGCGGCGGCTTCGTCGCCGCGTTATCGCGACTGCCGTTTTCTTCCGCCGCCGGCCCTTGCATGTTCTTTTCATCCATCATAATTCAGGCCCCAGCGCGATATAGAACTGCACATCATTTTTCTTCTCTGCGTCATCAATCGGCATAGCGATATCGAGTTTCACCGGGCCAATCGGCGAAGCCCAGCGCACGCCGACGCCTGCGCCGGTTTTAAAGTTGCTGTTTTTGATATCATTAACGGCTTCCCCTGAATCAACAAACGCCGCCCCCCACCATTTTCCCGTGACGTTGTATTGATATTCGAGCGACCCCGTCGCCAACTTGGAAGCACCGATCAATTTATCCTCGCTGTCGCGCGGTGAAATAGATTTGTATTTATACCCGCGGATACTACGATCGCCGCCGGCAAAGAAACGTAACGAAGGTGGAACACGAGAGAAATTATTAGTTTCGATCCATCCCAGATTGCCACGCACGACAAAACGATGTTTATCCGCCAATGTGCGAATCCAGACGTTTTGTGCCTGTACCACAGCAAAATCGATATCAGACCCCCACGTGGTATTAGAAATATCGACAGAATAGCGCTGGGTATCGCCCCATGTCGGCATCAACCCACCACGCTGACGCGTGCGGTTAATGCTAACGCCCGGATAGAGCAGCATGGTGGTATCCGTAACGTTGCCTTGGGTAAAATGGTCGAGGCTCCAGCGCAGGTTGATTGCCCGCTGCCAGCCGCTAGAAAGATCCCAGTAGCGTGCGACATTCAATGTTGTTCCATCGGACTTGGTGTCGTTGAGATCCTCACGCTTGAAGCCGCCTTGCAACAGGTAATACTGCTCCAGCGGATTTTTCAATAAAGGGATTTTATAGCTAAGATCAAGTAACTGTTCCGGCGCAGACACGCTCAGGCTGCTTTCCAGGCTGTGCCCTCGCGAATTGATCCAGGGCTTATTCCAAGTGGTTTTAAAACGGGGGCCGACATCGGTGGCATAACCTATACCAGTTTCAACACGATTACGGGTTCGCGGCGTCAAGACCGCGTCCAACGGCAGTACCTTGGTGTGTTGCGATTGGGCAAAATCGGGCGAAACCACAACGGAATTAAACCATCCGGTGGCAGAAAGGCGGCGATTTAATTCACCAAGATCGTCACTGGTATAAACATCACCTTCATGAAACGGCACCAGATTTTGCAGATAATCCTCACGGATTTGTGAACCTTGAAAGCGCACGGCACCGAAGCGATAGCGCTCTCCGCTATCAAAGTCGATATCCCAAAACGCCGCTTTCTCTTCACGCATCACGCCAAGCTGACTTTGCAGGAAGCGGGCATCGAAATAGCCTTTACGTAATGACAGTCCGTTTAGCCCACTCTTAAAGCGGTCATAATCACCATGGTTTAGCACCGACCCAATTTTAGGTCGATCATCTTTAACTAGCTTTTGGTAGTCTTTATCATCACGGGCTCCACCGCGCAACGCGATATTAACACCGGCGATTTTCACCGGCTCTCCGGGCGTGACGGTAGCAATCAATACTGGCCGCCCCCCATTCACGGCGGGTCGGAATTCAAAATCGATCTGGGGATCGTAATAACCTAGCGCACGCAGCCCCTGGCGAACCGCTTCATCAACGCGTGAACGAAAACGACCGTCCGCGCTCACCTCATCGGCCGAAATAGTCGATAAGCGCGCACGAACATTTTTTTGTAACGCCCCTTCTAACCCCATGAGTTGCAGACGCACATTCGCCGCCCAGCCCTCAGGCGCAAACATAAGCAGCGCCGCGATCAGCCCAAGAAATCGATATTGAGACATGCCACGAACAGTGGAGTCATTTCCTTTCTTGGGAACGCGCTTTGCTTCAATGAAGCCTTTTTTTAAGGTGGAACGTTTTTTTGACATAAAACATTCCTTTAAAATAAAACTCGTCACAGGGCTCCCTGAAAAAGTCAGTCTGTCGCCTAAAATCTATAGCACGGCTTTTATCACTTATCCCACCGCTGCTATCCGCCTAGCGGATAAACCCCGCATCGTTTTGAAATTTCCTGCCAACCTTGCATGATAGTAGTGATAAATACGAATATTTCCTCTTAAAAATAGATTTTTCGACTAAAAACATCAAGATGCAGATCGTTTAATAAACAAGATATTAACATCACCGCCCATTGAAGATATAAAGACAGTGCAATGCTTCTTCGTTATGCTTTATATGAGTCGGGTTTTAACCCAGTCCAGTTGGAGTCAACACCGTGATGAAGTCGAGTGATAAAACGCAGCGGATTACACAATCCGATGCGCTACCGGGGCGCTCTACCCCCATGCCGGTAGCCAGGTTGCATGCCGTTCATGCACATTCCATGACGCATGTGCCGGAATCTATGTCCGTGGCTATCTTCGCTATGGGTTGCTTCTGGGGCGCGGAACGTTTGTTCTGGC contains:
- a CDS encoding gamma-glutamylcyclotransferase family protein is translated as MRIIVYGSLRRKQGNSHWMTNAQWLGDCLLEGYELYNLGHYPAVVPGNGVIHCEVYRISSSILAELDALKRDGHEYRRELIDTPLGNAWIYLYKHPVTGLPRIVSGDWLKRDEHVGEV
- the ppa gene encoding inorganic diphosphatase is translated as MSLNDVPAGKDLPEDIYVVIEIPANADPIKYEIDKETGALFVDRFMSTAMFYPCNYGYINHTLSLDGDPVDVLVPTPYPLQPGSVIRCRPVGALKMTDEAGEDAKLVAVPHSKLTKEYDHIKDVNDLPELLRAQIGHFFEHYKDLEKGKWVKVEGWDDAAAAKAEIVASFERAKKQ
- the folB gene encoding bifunctional dihydroneopterin aldolase/7,8-dihydroneopterin epimerase: MDIVFIEELTVITTIGVYDWEQTIQQKLVFDIEMGWDNRQAAASDDVNDCLSYADVSDAVIAYVANQRFALVERVAEEVAQMLMLRFPIPWLRIKLSKPGAVAQARQVGVIIERGAR
- the plsY gene encoding glycerol-3-phosphate 1-O-acyltransferase PlsY; amino-acid sequence: MSVTALGMMLIAYLCGSVFSAILFCKMTGLPDPRQQGSGNPGATNVLRIGGKAAAAAVLVFDILKGMLPVWAAYALGVAPLYLGLTAIAACLGHIYPIFFHFRGGKGVATAFGAIAPIGWDLTGLMTGTWLLTVLLSGYSSLGAIVSALIAPFYVWWFKPQFTFPVAMLSCLILMRHHDNIQRLWRGQEGKIWHKLRKKPPKA
- the tamB gene encoding autotransporter assembly complex protein TamB; the encoded protein is MMDEKNMQGPAAEENGSRDNAATKPPRKGRWWKKVGVGIGVFLLLLIVGVGLLVGTTPGLHLLLNTAARVVPGLDIASVKGGWRDLTLNQVSYHMPGVTVKSDELHLSLALGCLGKSQLCINDLSASRVNVAIDTAALPAAEEPPPSTPLTEMTAPFPISLRQLTLSHVQVTVDDTAISLGEFRTGMQWEGRALTLLPTKISALLVALPKTPVGMLEASNAAAETMASAIRETAENVRDAVEQGTSQTRHIDWHPKTDNASERGDSAGPATTTGVPIVATTKTDRVADKPEVSEQPLGERLNALFAKPLLPDLSQFTLPLDLHITEIHGEQWRLTGDNDILINDLIVQASTQQQHVRLDKLIVRSPQGGLNVRGEATLSDNWPVALTANGVLNSDPLKGETLKLTVNGGLREQLNVALNLSGPQRAQLDLQTRLAEAGLPLALTLQTERVRWPLTGTTQYQASNVRLRLNGKATGYALSLRGDVSGAEIPPATLLLDGNGNEQQFTLSRLRLAALQGNADLSGLIDWSKAISWRGELMLNGINTAKQWPEWPAKIDGKLTTRGSVYGGSWQLQVPELRLDGNVKANRLRVRGELRGNAAGQWTIPALNVALGRNQINVNGELNDKWQLDATINAPSLDGVLPGLAGRVIGELKLRGHLREPQVLANITASRLRWQAMTIGQVNVEADVRSEQQIQGKLGVRLEGLKQDDLSIRLLTLDASGDEQQHHLRLAMQGEPVSGQLMLSGSFARQEQRWRGTLSDTRFNTPVGEWRLSQNVALDYANTQQKMTIGTHCWRNPNAELCVPQAIEVGPSGQASLRLNRFDLAMLTPFLTEDTVLAGTFTGEADVSWQAGQGLPQAKVSLVGNGVSVRQRMQGNMLPIDFTAFTLNAALDRGRAQLGWLMAIRENGRFSGNVQVTDPQGRRNLGGNVTIDTISLALLNPALSKGEKAAGILNANLRLAGDAARPQLFGQMVLDRLDIDGNWMPVDLTYGRLALYFSGMSSTLQGFLKTDNGQLNLGGTADWSQTDAWRARIAVKGQRLRLTIPPMARLDVSPDIVFEATPQLFALNGSVSIPWARIVVKEMPESAVSVSSDEVMLDAQHRPLKKTDAAIPINSNLTIRVGNDVRLDAFGLAARLQGDLKMVQDERGLGLNGQINIPVGRFKAYGQDLFVRKGIILFSGPPDQPMLNIEAIRNPDNTEDDVIAGVRVIGMADAPKLEVFSDPALSQQEALSYLLRGQGLDSSGTDGAAMTSMLVGLGVAQSGQVVGKIGEAFGVSNLALDTQGVGDNSQVVVSGYVLPGLQVKYGVGIFDSLATLTLRYRLMPRLYLEAVSGMSQALDLLYQFEF
- the tamA gene encoding autotransporter assembly complex protein TamA, with translation MFAPEGWAANVRLQLMGLEGALQKNVRARLSTISADEVSADGRFRSRVDEAVRQGLRALGYYDPQIDFEFRPAVNGGRPVLIATVTPGEPVKIAGVNIALRGGARDDKDYQKLVKDDRPKIGSVLNHGDYDRFKSGLNGLSLRKGYFDARFLQSQLGVMREEKAAFWDIDFDSGERYRFGAVRFQGSQIREDYLQNLVPFHEGDVYTSDDLGELNRRLSATGWFNSVVVSPDFAQSQHTKVLPLDAVLTPRTRNRVETGIGYATDVGPRFKTTWNKPWINSRGHSLESSLSVSAPEQLLDLSYKIPLLKNPLEQYYLLQGGFKREDLNDTKSDGTTLNVARYWDLSSGWQRAINLRWSLDHFTQGNVTDTTMLLYPGVSINRTRQRGGLMPTWGDTQRYSVDISNTTWGSDIDFAVVQAQNVWIRTLADKHRFVVRGNLGWIETNNFSRVPPSLRFFAGGDRSIRGYKYKSISPRDSEDKLIGASKLATGSLEYQYNVTGKWWGAAFVDSGEAVNDIKNSNFKTGAGVGVRWASPIGPVKLDIAMPIDDAEKKNDVQFYIALGPEL
- the bacA gene encoding undecaprenyl-diphosphate phosphatase, with protein sequence MTDLHSLLIAFILGVVEGLTEFLPVSSTGHMIIVGHWLGFVDEKAKTFEVIIQLGSILAVVVMFWRRLFGLIGIHFGEVPHEGHTAGRLKLTHILLAMIPAVVLGLVFHDVIKSLFYPNNVMYALVVGGFLLLAAEWLKPKKPSAVGLDDITHRQAFMIGCFQCLALWPGFSRSGATISGGMLMGVSRYAASEFSFILAVPMMIGATVLDLYKSWHFLSLSDVPMFAVGFVTAFIVALIAIKTFLKIIKRISFVPFAIYRFIVAGAVYMVFM